Proteins from a genomic interval of Sporolactobacillus sp. Y61:
- the mnmG gene encoding tRNA uridine-5-carboxymethylaminomethyl(34) synthesis enzyme MnmG has protein sequence MKTYQAGTYDVIVVGAGHAGVEAGLAAARMGAKTLMLTISLEGVAFMPCNPSVGGPAKGVVVREVDALGGEMAHNIDKTYIQMRMLNTRKGPAVRALRAQADKQLYQRAMKQTIEETENLTLRQGMVEKLIVEDGVCRGVVVATGAKYLAKTVVLTTGVYLKGKIIIGDLEYESGPNNMQASVKLSDCLRELGFDLVRFKTGTPPRVNGRTVDYSKTEIQPGDKRPLAFSYDTTQFVKDQIPCWLTYTNPVTHQIIHDNLDRSPIYSGAIVGTGPRYCPSIETKIVRFSDKSRHQLFLEPEGRETREVYVDGLSTSLPEEIQRKMLESISGLEHAEMMRPGYAIEYDALVPTQLWPSLETKKISGLFTAGQINGTSGYEEAAGQGLMGGINAARKASGLDPIILDRSQAYIGVLIDDLVTKGTKEPYRLLTSRAEYRLLLRHDNADLRLTELGHQIGLIPEERYQRFLRKKQMIEHERKRLASLTVKPSEAVNALLAKKGATAIREPIRADRLLKRPELDYHDLVTLLPDDGNQIPEEVGEQVEIQIKYEGYINKQLQQVEKMKRMEQKKIPQDLDYEAIDGLATEARQKLSKVRPISVGQASRVSGVNPSDIAILLVYLEQGRLAKTTG, from the coding sequence ATGAAAACATATCAGGCCGGCACGTATGATGTGATTGTCGTTGGTGCCGGACATGCGGGTGTTGAGGCCGGCCTTGCAGCAGCAAGGATGGGTGCGAAGACACTGATGCTGACGATCAGTCTGGAAGGCGTCGCTTTTATGCCATGCAATCCGTCTGTCGGCGGCCCGGCCAAGGGTGTTGTGGTCAGGGAGGTCGATGCACTTGGTGGTGAAATGGCTCACAATATAGATAAAACGTATATTCAGATGAGAATGCTGAACACCCGAAAGGGACCTGCCGTCCGGGCGCTGCGTGCTCAGGCAGACAAACAGCTTTATCAGCGTGCCATGAAGCAGACTATTGAAGAAACAGAAAATCTGACCTTGCGTCAGGGCATGGTAGAAAAACTGATTGTGGAAGACGGGGTCTGCAGGGGAGTTGTTGTCGCGACCGGAGCAAAGTACCTGGCAAAAACGGTTGTTCTGACAACAGGCGTCTATCTGAAAGGGAAAATTATTATCGGTGATCTGGAATATGAGAGTGGTCCGAATAATATGCAGGCTTCGGTCAAGCTGTCGGACTGTTTGCGAGAACTGGGATTCGATCTGGTCCGGTTTAAAACAGGCACTCCGCCGCGTGTTAATGGACGGACTGTTGACTATTCCAAAACGGAAATTCAGCCCGGTGATAAGCGGCCTCTTGCATTTTCCTATGATACCACGCAATTTGTCAAAGATCAGATTCCCTGCTGGCTGACGTACACCAATCCTGTGACTCATCAGATCATCCATGATAATTTGGACCGTTCTCCCATTTACTCCGGTGCCATCGTCGGTACCGGACCAAGATACTGCCCGTCAATTGAAACGAAAATTGTCCGTTTCAGTGATAAAAGCCGTCATCAGCTTTTTCTTGAACCCGAAGGACGGGAAACAAGAGAAGTATACGTTGATGGTCTGTCGACGAGCCTGCCGGAGGAGATTCAGCGAAAGATGCTGGAGTCCATATCCGGGCTGGAACACGCGGAAATGATGCGTCCGGGGTATGCTATCGAATACGATGCTCTTGTTCCGACGCAACTGTGGCCGTCGCTTGAGACAAAAAAAATCTCAGGACTTTTTACGGCTGGTCAGATTAACGGGACATCCGGATATGAAGAAGCAGCCGGGCAGGGGCTGATGGGCGGCATTAATGCGGCACGTAAAGCATCTGGTCTGGATCCGATTATTCTTGACCGTTCGCAGGCTTACATCGGTGTGCTAATTGATGATTTGGTCACCAAAGGGACAAAGGAACCTTATCGTTTACTGACTTCACGTGCAGAATATCGCCTGCTTCTCCGTCATGATAATGCAGATCTGCGTCTGACGGAGCTCGGTCATCAAATTGGTTTAATCCCTGAAGAACGGTATCAGAGATTTTTGAGAAAGAAACAGATGATTGAACACGAAAGAAAACGCCTTGCTTCTTTGACTGTCAAGCCTTCTGAAGCTGTGAATGCGTTGCTTGCGAAAAAAGGTGCAACAGCAATTCGGGAACCCATCAGAGCTGACCGACTGTTAAAGAGACCGGAACTCGATTACCATGATCTGGTCACTCTGCTGCCGGATGACGGGAACCAGATTCCCGAAGAAGTTGGTGAGCAGGTCGAGATTCAGATAAAATATGAGGGCTATATTAATAAACAACTGCAGCAGGTAGAAAAAATGAAACGCATGGAACAGAAAAAGATCCCTCAGGATCTCGACTATGAGGCAATTGACGGGCTGGCTACGGAGGCCAGACAGAAATTAAGCAAAGTCCGTCCGATATCGGTAGGTCAGGCTTCACGGGTTTCCGGCGTGAATCCGAGCGATATTGCCATTCTGCTGGTTTATCTGGAACAGGGCAGACTGGCGAAAACAACCGGCTGA
- the yidD gene encoding membrane protein insertion efficiency factor YidD, whose translation MKYIFIFLIRIYQKFISPFTPPSCRFYPTCSQYALEAFSRFGVIRGGWLTVRRLLKCQPFHPGGFDPVPEKKTGHRHTGMITFRSDRPRR comes from the coding sequence ATGAAATATATTTTTATATTTTTGATCCGCATCTATCAGAAATTTATATCACCTTTCACGCCGCCTTCATGCCGGTTTTACCCAACCTGCTCACAATATGCGCTGGAGGCCTTTTCGCGGTTCGGCGTTATTCGCGGTGGATGGCTGACAGTCAGGAGGCTCCTGAAGTGTCAGCCCTTTCATCCGGGAGGCTTTGATCCTGTGCCGGAAAAAAAAACCGGACACAGACATACAGGTATGATAACATTTCGTTCGGATCGACCGAGGAGGTAA
- the rsmG gene encoding 16S rRNA (guanine(527)-N(7))-methyltransferase RsmG produces MKYLESILSNQGLQLSEVQKKQFDLYFQKLVKWNQKVNLTAITEEKEVTVKHFYDSLTPAFYFPFSSGMTLCDVGSGAGFPGIPLKIMYPGLKLTLVDALKKRLSFIESLTGTLNLNDVRLYHDRAETFAHRRGIRESFDIVTARAVAPLSVLCEYCLPLNRTGGTFIALKGANASQEISSSDHALHELGGTLQRSVSLDLPDLAGKRTLVFIKKTGTTPVKYPRKPGTPSRKPL; encoded by the coding sequence ATGAAATATCTCGAATCAATACTGTCAAATCAGGGATTGCAGCTTTCTGAAGTTCAGAAAAAACAATTTGACCTGTATTTCCAGAAACTTGTAAAATGGAATCAGAAAGTGAATCTTACAGCAATTACCGAAGAAAAAGAGGTCACGGTGAAACATTTTTATGATTCACTGACACCGGCCTTTTATTTTCCCTTCAGTAGCGGCATGACACTCTGTGATGTCGGTTCGGGGGCGGGTTTTCCCGGGATTCCTTTGAAAATCATGTACCCCGGGCTTAAACTGACCTTGGTTGATGCCCTGAAAAAAAGGCTGTCTTTCATTGAATCACTGACAGGGACACTGAATCTGAATGATGTCCGGCTCTACCATGACCGTGCAGAAACGTTTGCACACAGGAGGGGTATTCGTGAGTCTTTTGATATTGTGACTGCCCGGGCGGTGGCGCCTCTTTCTGTACTCTGTGAATATTGTCTGCCCCTCAATCGGACAGGGGGGACATTCATTGCTCTTAAAGGAGCAAATGCCAGTCAGGAGATCTCCAGTTCTGACCATGCTCTCCATGAGCTCGGCGGAACACTTCAGCGATCCGTTTCTCTGGATCTGCCTGATCTTGCCGGTAAGAGGACCCTTGTTTTTATTAAAAAAACAGGCACAACGCCTGTAAAATACCCAAGAAAGCCTGGAACGCCTTCCAGGAAGCCATTGTGA
- the rnpA gene encoding ribonuclease P protein component, giving the protein MKTIQRLKKNEDFQVVFKKGKSFANRQFVVYVLRHPGQPCSRLGLSVSKKMGNAVMRNHIKRCIKEIFRDMADRLEPGNDYIIISRRPVRTMSYHEMQGSLMHVLRKAGVIAEHKDEL; this is encoded by the coding sequence ATGAAGACAATTCAGAGACTAAAGAAGAACGAAGATTTTCAGGTTGTTTTTAAAAAAGGGAAATCATTCGCCAACAGACAGTTTGTTGTCTACGTACTTCGGCATCCCGGTCAGCCCTGTTCACGGCTGGGTCTGTCCGTGAGTAAAAAGATGGGCAATGCTGTCATGCGGAATCATATAAAAAGGTGTATCAAGGAAATCTTTCGGGATATGGCAGACAGACTGGAGCCTGGAAATGATTACATTATTATCTCTCGACGTCCGGTACGAACCATGTCCTATCATGAAATGCAGGGCAGCCTGATGCATGTTCTCAGAAAAGCAGGCGTAATAGCCGAACATAAGGACGAGTTATAA
- the spoIIIJ gene encoding YidC family membrane integrase SpoIIIJ, with the protein MRKRLIGAGLLVLIVVLLTGCTNLNEPITAESGGFWSHYFVYPLSWFIIEVAKIFWNSYGIAIIITTLIVRLVILPLMAKQVKSSQAMQELQPKIKALQEKYSSKDQNTQRKLQEEQMKLFQENHINPLAGCMPLLIQMPILFAFYQAIMRTSEIKTQSFLWFQLGAPDPYYILPVIAAATTFLQQKIMIGRMGNANPQMTMMLYVFPLMIAIPALYFPSALALYWVVGNIFMIFQTYIIYEKHDDKEKPAEGSRKKKK; encoded by the coding sequence TTGCGTAAACGATTAATTGGTGCGGGACTGCTTGTTCTGATTGTCGTGCTGCTCACAGGCTGTACGAATTTGAATGAACCGATTACCGCAGAGAGTGGGGGTTTCTGGAGTCATTATTTCGTATATCCTCTCTCATGGTTTATTATTGAAGTGGCCAAGATATTCTGGAACAGCTATGGCATTGCGATCATTATCACCACGTTGATTGTTCGACTCGTGATTTTGCCATTGATGGCCAAGCAGGTCAAAAGTTCTCAGGCCATGCAGGAGCTGCAGCCGAAAATTAAAGCCCTTCAGGAGAAATACAGTTCCAAAGATCAGAATACGCAGCGCAAGCTTCAGGAAGAACAGATGAAACTCTTTCAGGAAAATCACATCAATCCGCTCGCCGGGTGTATGCCTCTCCTGATTCAGATGCCTATTTTGTTTGCCTTTTATCAGGCCATCATGCGCACATCGGAGATTAAAACACAGTCTTTTCTGTGGTTCCAGCTCGGCGCTCCTGATCCCTATTACATCTTGCCTGTGATTGCTGCAGCGACAACCTTCCTGCAGCAGAAGATCATGATAGGCAGAATGGGGAACGCGAATCCGCAGATGACCATGATGCTTTACGTCTTCCCGCTGATGATTGCGATTCCGGCTTTGTATTTCCCATCAGCACTGGCCCTTTACTGGGTTGTCGGTAATATCTTCATGATCTTCCAGACGTATATTATTTACGAGAAGCATGATGACAAAGAGAAACCGGCTGAAGGCTCCAGAAAGAAGAAAAAATAA